CTCGCGTCCTGTTGAGCGGGAATACCTGCTTACCGTGCACCCGTAGCCGCAGTTCAATGGCAGACCAGCCGAGGAATCCGATTGATCGAAGGACGGGCCGCAACATGACGATGCACTCAGATGCCGACGAAATACGGTTGATCGAGTCCGGTTCGGTACCCACCAGATTTGCCCGCGGTTGGCACTGCCTGGGGCTGATCCGTGATTTCGGGGACGGAGAACCGCATCAGGTCAACGCTTTCGGCCAGAAGCTGGTGGTGTTCCGGGGCGAGGACGGTTCCATCAACGTGCTCGACGGGTACTGCCGGCACATGGGGGGTGACCTTTCCCAAGGGACCGTGAAGGGCAATGAGATTGCCTGCCCGTTCCACGACTGGCGCTGGGGCGGGGACGGCCGCTGCAAGATGGTGCCGTACAGCAAGCGCACCCCGCGGCTGGCCCGCACCGCGGCCTGGCCCACCCTCGAACAGGACGGCATGCTGTTCGTGTGGAATGACCCCGAGCGCAAGGCGCCGCCGGCAGACGTCACGATTCCCCGCATCGAGGGCGCCACGAGTGACAAATGGACGGATTGGCACTGGTACACCACCGTCGTCAACACCAATTGCCGCGAGATCATCGACAACGTCGTCGACATGGCGCACTTCTTCTACATCCACGGCTCGCTTCCCACCCACTTCAAGAACATCTTCGAAGGACAGGTCGCGACCCAGTACATGAAGAGTGGGGCCCGCCCAGACCTCGATGATCCCGAAGGTGCCAAGCTCCTGGGGACGACCTCGCTGGCGTCATACCACGGCCCCTCGTTCATGATCGACGACCTGACGTATCACTACGCCGACTTCGAGCAGCGCACCGTCCTGATCAATTGCCACTACCCGATCGATGCCAATTCCTTTGTGCTGCAGTACGGCATCGTGGTCGAGAAGAACGCGGCCATGCCTGAGGAACTCGCCATGCAGACGGCGGTGGCGCTCGGCGACTTCGTCAAGATGGGATTCGAGCAGGATGTCGAGATCTGGCGCAACAAGACTCGAATCGACAACCCGCTTCTGGTCGAAGAGGACGGACCGGTGTACCAGCTGAGGCGCTGGTACGAACAGTTCTATGTCGATGCGGCTGATGTGACGCCGGACATGGTGAACCGCTTTGAGTTCGAGTTGGACACCACCAGGCCGTGTGAGGTGTGGATGAAGGAAGCGCAAGCCAATCTGGCCGCGCGCGCTGCTGCTTCCGAAACGGTGGGATGACGATGGCTGTCCGTCAGGACAATCGTCTCGAGGATGCGCCGATGCTGCCGGTCATGTGCCGGCGCTGCGGCGCCGGTGTACAGGTACGCAAGAGCAGCTGGAGCCAGACCAGCGTTCAGTGGAGCGCAGCCGCCCTCGGGCGTTGTGAAGAGCGCTGCACCGCAACGCAATTGTTCGGCCCCGGAGGCGGCGGTCTGTTTCTTGCGTGTTCGGCGCTGGGTGGATCCATCGACGACGCGGTCCGCGCCGGGGCGCTGCCGGTGGTCGACGAGCCGTGATGACGGCACGTAACGGCGCTAGCCCTTCAGGAGCGCGACGGTACGGGCGAGTCGTTGCGTCAGGTCTTCCAGAGGAATTCGCTGCTGGGTGAATGCGGCGATGTTGGTCATCCAGACGTCGGACAGTATCTCGGCGGCGCCGATCTGGCGCGGGTTCAGCTCGTGTTCTCCTAGGGATCCGATGAAGATCCGGACAAGTTGCCTACGCACCATGTCGGCTTGGGCCGCTGCTGTGCCGTCGGCGTACAGGTAGGGGCGGATCATCGACTCGGCGAACCGGGGCGATGCGGACAGACTATCGGTGA
The genomic region above belongs to Mycolicibacterium sp. HK-90 and contains:
- a CDS encoding Rieske 2Fe-2S domain-containing protein, which produces MTMHSDADEIRLIESGSVPTRFARGWHCLGLIRDFGDGEPHQVNAFGQKLVVFRGEDGSINVLDGYCRHMGGDLSQGTVKGNEIACPFHDWRWGGDGRCKMVPYSKRTPRLARTAAWPTLEQDGMLFVWNDPERKAPPADVTIPRIEGATSDKWTDWHWYTTVVNTNCREIIDNVVDMAHFFYIHGSLPTHFKNIFEGQVATQYMKSGARPDLDDPEGAKLLGTTSLASYHGPSFMIDDLTYHYADFEQRTVLINCHYPIDANSFVLQYGIVVEKNAAMPEELAMQTAVALGDFVKMGFEQDVEIWRNKTRIDNPLLVEEDGPVYQLRRWYEQFYVDAADVTPDMVNRFEFELDTTRPCEVWMKEAQANLAARAAASETVG
- a CDS encoding ferredoxin, producing MAVRQDNRLEDAPMLPVMCRRCGAGVQVRKSSWSQTSVQWSAAALGRCEERCTATQLFGPGGGGLFLACSALGGSIDDAVRAGALPVVDEP